The Anopheles marshallii chromosome X, idAnoMarsDA_429_01, whole genome shotgun sequence genome includes a window with the following:
- the LOC128713349 gene encoding uncharacterized protein LOC128713349: MLLTVEPGFGMECEGIRKNTVRCDFGFLKRDLTVLELHNFVEHFLELQPEQLKFLQWNGIERCLYMRLSDLITAKRLVAINNRRHSFPEGSQGSRVALKLVDVPADVLLFDLSELVTDEQVKEVMEEFGVVLAIGHSHWGPGVRYAGISSGQRLVRMVIRKALPRYVRIGNELSTIGFNDQEKINNFLGFRMLHNVVRGWRFMGRVVRSFTP, translated from the coding sequence atgctacTCACAGTGGAGCCCGGATTTGGCATGGAATGTGAAGGAATACGCAAAAACACGGTGCGTTGCGACTTTGGCTTCCTGAAGCGTGATCTAACCGTGCTGGAGCTGCACAACTTCGTCGAGCATTTTCTGGAGCTGCAACCGGAGCAGCTGAAATTTCTGCAGTGGAACGGTATCGAGCGCTGCCTGTATATGCGGCTGAGTGATCTGATAACGGCCAAGCGTTTGGTGGCGATCAACAACAGGCGTCATTCGTTCCCGGAGGGCAGCCAGGGATCCCGTGTCGCGCTCAAGCTCGTGGATGTCCCGGCGGATGTGCTGCTGTTCGACCTGTCCGAGCTGGTGACGGACGAGCAGGTGAAGGAGGTCATGGAGGAGTTCGGCGTGGTACTCGCCATCGGCCACAGCCATTGGGGTCCGGGAGTCCGCTACGCCGGCATTAGCAGTGGCCAGCGGCTGGTGCGGATGGTTATCCGCAAGGCACTGCCGCGCTACGTGCGCATCGGGAACGAGCTGTCGACCATCGGCTTCAACGATCAGGAGAAGATAAACAACTTCTTGGGATTTCGTATGCTGCATAACGTTGTCCGTGGATGGCGCTTCATGGGGCGTGTGGTACGTTCGTTCACGCCGTGA
- the LOC128719886 gene encoding general odorant-binding protein 69-like — protein sequence MKFFIVLVVALASIIGSIQADQSSMDHYYIRKSWPEAQAECALYLRVPDDRLQRYLREGYPDEQEVHCLVLCVLENLRAWENGTLHEEVLSNYFVPATEDCDNAKRTERCLVNLPQECNGEPCVQAYRAFQCYYQNYGTLTNCPEYIPSYYGEDLQEAYDLFDMLDVSEETRRKLAGGCFPSGLESQCFFYAYVVRYGGWSKDAPLLHNLYTQSNEEAFKENNAETQVCLANLNKQACNKSKCEHVTDVFAQCFGNTQLYKHLLAVFKDAALTYTKL from the coding sequence atgaaattcTTCATCGTTTTGGTAGTTGCTTTGGCATCAATCATTGGCTCCATCCAGGCGGATCAATCGTCGATGGATCATTATTATATACGGAAGAGTTGGCCAGAGGCCCAGGCCGAATGTGCCCTCTACCTGCGTGTGCCGGACGACCGTCTCCAACGCTACTTGCGCGAGGGATACCCCGATGAGCAGGAGGTTCACTGCCTGGTGCTGTGCGTCCTCGAGAACCTGCGTGCCTGGGAAAACGGTACGCTTCACGAGGAAGTGCTGTCCAACTACTTCGTCCCAGCCACCGAAGACTGCGACAACGCCAAGCGTACCGAACGGTGCCTGGTGAACCTGCCCCAGGAATGCAACGGTGAGCCATGCGTGCAGGCCTATCGTGCCTTCCAGTGCTACTACCAGAACTACGGAACGCTTACCAACTGTCCTGAGTACATCCCGAGCTACTACGGCGAGGACCTGCAGGAGGCCTATGACTTGTTCGACATGTTGGACGTGTCGGAAGAGACCCGCCGTAAACTGGCTGGTGGATGCTTCCCAAGCGGGCTAGAATCGCAGTGCTTCTTCTATGCTTATgtggtacggtacggtggttGGTCCAAGGATGCTCCGCTCCTGCACAACCTTTACACCCAAAGCAACGAGGAAGCCTTCAAGGAGAACAACGCTGAGACTCAAGTCTGTTTGGCTAACCTGAACAAGCAGGCCTGTAACAAGAGCAAGTGTGAACACGTCACCGATGTCTTCGCTCAGTGCTTTGGCAATACTCAGCTGTACAAGCACCTGCTGGCTGTGTTCAAGGATGCTGCCTTGACGTACACCAAGCTTTAA
- the LOC128712600 gene encoding uncharacterized protein LOC128712600 yields the protein MDHIAEVTAGIAYVPAGIIYGYLLLLPTIEDKLIACLYEETYYWPHIIAIVAMLITVVLTNGLKLNYRKTQFIHLYLQLTATVFSITAGLVFLLVDDVVPAIYLGAIAFGLTLVPGLSYLHIRCRSRHRVLLMSLCTVWFLAGVATTATITELAAVNDEGEDRLHQNVAIALLTASTFLLVLLGLVELLQRETIVNYRQPLDYDTAMAHDSGRLLNPDRRPFASYAQFGRAAPALGKGVTGTGWSTERIVSAGGNETGCRYRTLWTVYMIGTKLVGLLAFYWVLLIYGIMATEVLLEQDNVGYLPFWLLAGGALLTTLLGIRLAPKTLFLGASVLYVIALVLAIAFYSADLTKPEYGIAKLLFFAFLGAALPLPAIHILELTPLNFNEAALALGTAIELLAIALLQYYGTNDGTLFGMEVTSGGVAVASSNHKDVIAAHYITAIVVGVVCAVATLWHMPNTGRKSLAEIESDLSRMRSYFAFSRRHQQPPPPQPTINPELQVDTTHANGRLDDTLEDPQPAGHEQLSARNAARFAALYPDSPDPRDPRNGSAHSLASHSPTARSRSRSPYNDFDQHMHYHHQDPHLHQQQQDALRRQHEANYLNARLLQQRGLDSPTGSDQMSRLRAIPPETIQPLPLLPPLAARAQRSDPALGLLTVKSEPGTVLRPILLTQHSDAPAPPPMPPADYLTKSLPRVKAVRQSRIPPIVPKPEPQAEVVVPGVEYSPNLVPSQFLRQSLQNSQLFR from the exons ATGGACCATATCGCCGAGGTAACGGCCGGGATCGCGTACGTCCCGGCCGGGATCATCTACGGAtatctgctgctgttgcccaCCATTGAAGACAAACTCATTGCCTGCTTGTACGAGGAAACCTACTACTGGCCACACATCATCGCGATCGTCGCTATGCTCATCACGGTGGTGCTGACCAACGGTCTGAAGCTTAACTATCGCAAGACGCAGTTTATTCATCTGTACCTACAGCTGACCGCAACCGTGTTCTCAATAACGGCCGGTCTCGTCTTTCTTCTTGTGGATG ACGTCGTGCCGGCGATCTACCTTGGCGCCATCGCCTTTGGACTAACGCTCGTGCCGGGCCTGAGCTACCTACACATTCGCTGCCGCTCCCGTCACCGAGTGCTGCTGATGTCGTTGTGCACTGTCTGGTTTCTAGCTGGTGTGGCAACGACGGCAACCATCACCGAACTGGCCGCGGTCAACGATGAAGGCGAGGACCGGCTGCATCAGAACGTCGCGATCGCTCTGCTGACCGCCAGCACTttcctgctggtgctgcttGGACTGGTAGAGCTACTGCAGCGTGAAACTATCGTTAATTATCGCCAACCGCTCGACTACGACACGGCAATGGCACATGACAGTGGCAGGTTGCTGAATCCGGACCGACGCCCCTTCGCCTCGTACGCCCAGTTCGGTCGTGCTGCGCCGGCGCTCGGCAAGGGCGTTACTGGCACCGGTTGGTCCACCGAGCGCATCGTTAGTGCTGGAGGCAACGAAACCGGCTGCCGTTATCGGACACTGTGGACGGTGTACATGATAGGAACCAAGCTGGTCGGGTTGCTCGCGTTCTATTGGGTACTGCTGATATATGGCATCATGGCTACCGAGGTACTGCTGGAGCAGGATAACGTGGGCTACCTACCCTTTTGGTTGCTGGCGGGTGGTGCCCTACTCACAACGCTTCTTGGCATTCGACTCGCACCGAAGACATTGTTCCTGGGTGCATCCGTCCTGTATGTCATAGCGCTTGTGCTAGCAATTGCCTTCTACTCCGCTGATCTGACCAAACCGGAGTATGGTATCGCCAAGCTGTTGTTCTTTGCGTTTCTTGGCGCTGCCTTACCGTTGCCGGCCATCCACATTTTGGAACTGACACCGCTGAACTTCAACGAAGCCGCGCTCGCCCTGGGCACTGCGATCGAGCTGCTTGCGATTGCGCTGCTGCAGTATTATGGTACCAACGATGGCACCCTGTTCGGGATGGAGGTAACATCCGGTGGGGTGGCGGTGGCCAGCAGCAACCATAAAGACGTGATCGCTGCGCACTACATTACGGCGATCGTGGTTGGTGTGGTTTGTGCGGTCGCCACCTTGTGGCATATGCCCAACACTGGCCGTAAGTCGTTGGCGGAGATAGAGTCCGACCTTAGCCGCATGCGGTCTTACTTTGCATTCAGCCGGCGCCATCAACAACCACCCCCACCACAGCCCACGATCAACCCCGAACTGCAGGTGGATACTACACACGCAAACGGCCGACTGGACGACACTCTCGAGGATCCTCAACCGGCCGGCCACGAGCAGTTAAGTGCGAGAAATGCGGCACGGTTTGCCGCACTCTATCCCGACTCGCCAGATCCGCGGGATCCACGGAATGGATCCGCCCACAGCCTCGCCAGCCACAGCCCTACCGCACGCAGTCGCAGCCGCAGTCCGTACAACGACTTCGATCAGCACATGCATTACCATCATCAAGATCCGCACctacatcaacaacagcaggatGCGCTACGAAGGCAGCATGAAGCCAACTATCTGAACGCGCGTCTTCTCCAGCAGCGGGGTCTCGACTCGCCCACCGGCTCTGACCAAATGTCACGCCTCCGAGCGATCCCGCCCGAAACCATCCAACCGTTGCCGCTGCTGCCACCGCTAGCGGCACGTGCCCAGCGTTCCGATCCAGCGCTCGGGTTGCTGACGGTGAAATCCGAACCCGGCACCGTGCTGCGGCCTATTTTGCTCACCCAGCACAGCGATGCACCGGCGCCACCTCCGATGCCACCTGCGGACTACCTCACCAAGTCGTTGCCGCGCGTGAAAGCGGTCCGGCAGTCGCGCATACCACCGATCGTACCGAAACCGGAACCGCAGGCCGAGGTGGTAGTGCCGGGGGTCGAGTACTCGCCCAACCTCGTGCCAAGCCAGTTCTTGAGGCAATCGCTACAAAACTCGCAGCTCTTTCGCTAG
- the LOC128719897 gene encoding ankyrin repeat and LEM domain-containing protein 2-like, with the protein MKHYVVITFKGANKVLKHYCTDQQEALRTLRATPGARMMVFSSKNDIPDFLATPITTTNNRPVTDSACIRPRGAVDYDGRYDRCFLQAVEAGDQLKVFRMIVCVPALLINDTYHPRVYTKQGENALHIAARRGFSQICNHILQAIGSPLFIATHQGKRTEMTTVLSEKLLELYLNSAERYRYDTPIHLAVEHGWVSVVRVLISYPQCELKPNIWNHYPQDLVCVRATGARTTSAVYSTIAGLLQENYFVPLIRTECDLEPPFVGEPFSRLKPPDLTNQTGDVLAPQRVVTAFAGPMTLVMAQHFRKQWQSSPRLTVVPTNTDGTHDSSPPGRDTQLLCSVTQKLYDQSNLAQAPGYIVRAFRRRYLNTALERIGRYMAKALNMQWKEYWPFLNLYCDLSEPYGLRMLEKYLAYKAANLSLQQDATAIAIGGSIKNRENLFALFAIANVEINEQLYPFITRWKHNMSLILNAD; encoded by the exons ATGAAACATTACGTTGTCATCACTTTCAAGGGCGCTAACAAAG tgCTGAAACACTATTGCACCGATCAGCAGGAAGCGTTACGGACGCTGCGAGCAACGCCCGGAGCTCGTATGATGgtgttttcttccaaaaacGATATACCCGACTTCTTAGCAACGCCAATAACCACCACTAACA ACcgacccgttaccgattccgCTTGTATCCGTCCCCGCGGGGCTGTTGACTACGACGGCAGATATGATCGGTGTTTCCTGCAAGCGGTCGAGGCTGGCGATCAGCTGAAGGTGTTTCGGATGATTGTTTGCGTTCCGGCGCTGTTAATCAACGACACGTACCATCCGCGCGTGTACACGAAACAGGGTGAGAACGCGCTGCACATTGCGGCCAGACGGGGCTTTTCGCAAATCTGCAACCACATCCTGCAAGCGATCGGGTCCCCTTTGTTCATCGCGACGCACCAGGGAAAAAGGACCGAGATGACGACGGTGCTGAGCGAAAAGTTGCTGGAGCTCTACCTGAACTCGGCCGAACGGTACCGATACGACACACCGATACATCTAGCGGTGGAGCACGGGTGGGTGAGCGTCGTGCGCGTGCTCATTTCGTATCCGCAGTGCGAGCTAAAGCCCAACATTTGGAACCATTACCCGCAAGACTTGGTATGCGTTCGCGCCACTGGTGCTCGTACGACGAGCGCGGTGTACTCGACCATTGCCGGTTTGCTGCAGGAGAATTATTTCGTACCGCTCATAAGAACCGAGTGCGATCTGGAGCCGCCATTCGTAGGGGAACCTTTCTCGCGCCTGAAACCGCCCGACCTAACCAACCAAACTGGAGATGTACTGGCACCACAAAGGGTAGTCACCGCATTCGCTGGTCCGATGACTCTCGTTATGGCGCAACACTTTCGCAAGCAATGGCAATCCTCTCCGCGGCTGACGGTAGTTCCGACCAACACCGACGGCACGCATGATTCATCGCCGCCAGGCCGCGACACACAACTGCTATGCTCGGTCACCCAAAAGCTGTACGACCAGTCCAACCTAGCGCAGGCACCGGGTTACATTGTGCGTGCGTTTCGCAGACGCTATTTGAACACCGCGCTGGAGCGAATCGGCCGTTATATGGCTAAAGCGCTGAACATGCAATGGAAAGAGTACTGGCCTTTTCTCAACCTGTACTGTGATTTGAGCGAGCCGTACGGGTTGCGCATGCTTGAGAAATATTTGGCGTACAAGGCGGCCAACCTGTCGCTGCAGCAGGACGCCACGGCGATCGCTATCGGTGGGAGCATAAAAAACCGGGAGAACCTTTTCGCGCTGTTCGCTATCGCAAATGTGGAAATCAATGAGCAGCTGTACCCATTCATTACCCGCTGGAAACATAACATGTCGCTTATCTTAAATGCGGATTGA